From a single Pseudomonas sp. A34-9 genomic region:
- a CDS encoding SagB family peptide dehydrogenase, which produces MYINPYLFILPRSPGQIVWNYKNHTQYELDLNYANRLAQLIHNPGLFDAHNIIDTQLLSAGILTVSQIDSPPWGWDELSKIYHIGTQNIPCEHTPQNIHEWSRQYLAHCNEVLATQQPATDRPTPAPAQRIALPAPCALNDDRLGNVLRQRKTCRSYTGAAITLKDVGTLLYLALGYLQERDHDRDDSIAQGLGARRSSPSAGGLNACEGFLLVQNVDGLEPGIYAYHPAEHTLSRVNPLPEPALGHLLGGQHFINNLPLGLFITARFDRLWWKYEHSRAYRMAFVEAGHLSQTFQLVATALGLNTWLTGAFADQQVEALLKLEGSAEQPLFFVGCGQSDGQVMCHEMRELLREGQA; this is translated from the coding sequence GTACGAACTTGATCTGAATTATGCCAATCGACTTGCACAACTAATCCATAACCCGGGACTTTTCGACGCCCACAACATAATAGACACACAATTATTAAGCGCGGGCATTCTAACTGTTTCACAAATAGACAGTCCGCCATGGGGTTGGGATGAGCTGTCGAAGATTTATCACATCGGCACGCAAAATATTCCCTGCGAACATACCCCACAGAATATTCACGAATGGTCCAGACAATATCTGGCGCACTGCAACGAAGTACTGGCCACCCAACAGCCTGCTACAGATCGCCCGACGCCAGCACCCGCGCAGCGTATCGCCCTGCCTGCGCCGTGCGCTTTGAATGACGACCGTCTGGGAAATGTTCTGCGGCAGCGCAAAACCTGCCGTTCCTATACAGGTGCAGCGATAACGCTGAAGGACGTCGGCACCCTGCTCTACCTCGCCCTCGGCTATCTCCAGGAACGTGACCATGACCGCGACGACAGCATCGCCCAAGGGCTCGGCGCACGCCGCAGCAGTCCTTCCGCTGGCGGCCTGAACGCTTGCGAAGGCTTTCTGCTGGTGCAGAACGTCGATGGCCTGGAACCCGGCATCTATGCCTATCATCCGGCCGAACACACCCTGAGCCGGGTCAATCCGCTGCCTGAACCGGCGCTCGGCCACTTGCTCGGCGGGCAGCATTTCATCAACAACCTGCCATTGGGGTTGTTCATCACCGCCCGTTTCGACCGGCTCTGGTGGAAGTACGAACACTCGCGGGCCTATCGCATGGCTTTCGTCGAAGCCGGCCACCTGTCGCAGACCTTTCAACTGGTCGCCACGGCATTGGGCCTCAACACGTGGTTGACCGGCGCGTTTGCCGACCAGCAGGTCGAAGCACTCCTCAAGCTTGAGGGCAGTGCTGAACAACCGCTGTTCTTCGTTGGTTGCGGACAAAGCGACGGGCAAGTGATGTGTCACGAAATGCGCGAGCTGTTGCGCGAGGGGCAAGCATGA
- a CDS encoding diiron oxygenase, with product MTLSIAAPDEAPVCWALKFTLGDWDSRASVRSSTHDYQLPDDVPLQLQTRHWFPPAFLPYLAHPAIQAAGRDVLHRLSANHLVHFLDYTTLLEHRIVNRAVEVIVHHELPIHVPLEMKNAALQLYTDEGYHALFSNRLAEQIAAFYGFTGRPVIAKRVTRMNALITRTPEKNRALAWFLLGFVSETIIARELLDVCRDSLVSSVSDMLRDHLTDEARHSRYFSEVFHYLWLSMNSRQRTFVSRTLLEIIGIFFEADEVWLQQSLRGAGIADSDVMDIVGGMATVLANRARARSGSIATLDALRKAGFFALAHNQKLFAKAGLIDG from the coding sequence ATGACGCTGTCGATTGCCGCCCCGGATGAAGCGCCGGTGTGCTGGGCACTCAAATTCACCTTGGGGGACTGGGACAGCCGTGCCTCGGTGCGTAGCAGTACCCACGATTATCAATTGCCTGATGACGTGCCGCTGCAACTGCAAACCCGCCACTGGTTTCCACCGGCGTTTCTACCTTATCTGGCACACCCGGCTATCCAGGCGGCGGGGCGGGATGTGTTGCACCGACTGTCAGCCAATCACCTGGTGCACTTTCTCGATTACACCACCCTGCTCGAACACCGCATCGTCAACCGCGCCGTGGAAGTCATCGTGCACCACGAACTGCCCATTCACGTGCCTCTGGAAATGAAAAACGCCGCGCTGCAGCTCTACACCGACGAGGGTTATCACGCGTTGTTCTCCAATCGCCTCGCAGAGCAGATCGCCGCGTTTTACGGGTTCACCGGACGTCCGGTGATTGCGAAGCGCGTCACCCGCATGAACGCTCTGATTACCCGCACCCCGGAAAAGAACCGGGCACTGGCATGGTTTCTGCTCGGTTTCGTCTCGGAAACCATCATTGCCCGGGAGCTGCTGGACGTTTGCCGCGACAGCCTGGTATCCAGCGTGAGCGACATGCTGCGCGACCACCTGACTGACGAAGCCCGCCACAGTCGCTACTTCAGCGAAGTGTTCCATTATCTCTGGCTGTCGATGAACAGCCGCCAGCGTACGTTTGTGAGCAGAACACTGCTGGAGATCATCGGGATTTTTTTCGAGGCCGACGAAGTCTGGCTGCAACAGAGCCTGCGAGGAGCCGGCATCGCCGACAGCGACGTGATGGACATCGTCGGCGGCATGGCAACGGTGCTGGCCAATCGTGCTCGTGCGCGATCAGGTTCCATCGCTACGCTCGACGCACTGCGCAAGGCGGGTTTTTTCGCACTTGCCCATAACCAGAAGCTTTTTGCCAAGGCAGGACTGATCGATGGATAA
- a CDS encoding multidrug effflux MFS transporter gives MDNGQSKTTTRQRRAAVSLLLAMVLLGVFPLDVLLPSFPALAAHFRRTPADIALSISLFAVGIAFAQVLIGPLSDVIGRKGLLLAGMSVSMLGALGCVMTSDYTLFLIFRVMQALGCGCFVLSQALVQDLFEGEERDRLRILMVTATGIFISVSPLAGTFLQASLGWRGSFWVFTALAATVLIKAWLFLPNSRPAYSGTRLGFIQSYRRVLGDFEFVGYWLISAFAFACHFSFIVISPLIFMDQLQLAPYDFSLILLVYGAAYVVGGILATVLNRRITPPQQVFTGLSLILLSGLTMLYLAANHGLAPATVLIPMLICTAGTTIARPAATSRAMGLFPENAGTSASAGSTIIFICGGFISALISLSPANLQTTLGYSFVLLSAIALVLNNRLSRRAANVEANAAVQADGD, from the coding sequence ATGGATAACGGACAATCCAAGACAACCACAAGACAGCGCCGCGCAGCTGTCAGCCTGTTGCTGGCCATGGTGCTGCTGGGCGTGTTTCCACTGGATGTTCTGCTTCCTTCATTTCCAGCACTCGCGGCGCACTTTCGCAGAACACCGGCAGACATCGCGCTGTCCATCAGCCTGTTCGCTGTGGGGATCGCGTTTGCTCAGGTGCTGATCGGCCCCCTCTCGGACGTGATCGGCCGCAAGGGCCTGTTACTCGCCGGCATGAGCGTATCGATGCTGGGTGCGCTCGGTTGCGTGATGACCTCCGATTACACGCTATTTCTCATATTCCGGGTGATGCAGGCCCTGGGATGTGGATGTTTCGTGCTGTCCCAGGCGCTGGTGCAGGATCTGTTCGAAGGTGAGGAACGCGACCGTTTGCGGATCCTGATGGTCACGGCCACCGGGATCTTCATCTCGGTGTCGCCGCTGGCCGGCACCTTTCTTCAGGCCTCACTCGGTTGGCGCGGCAGCTTCTGGGTGTTTACCGCGCTGGCCGCCACGGTGCTGATCAAAGCCTGGCTGTTTTTACCAAACAGCCGTCCGGCCTACAGCGGCACACGGCTCGGTTTCATTCAGTCTTACCGCCGCGTGCTGGGGGATTTCGAGTTTGTCGGCTACTGGCTGATTTCAGCGTTCGCTTTCGCCTGCCACTTCTCGTTCATCGTCATTTCGCCGCTGATTTTCATGGATCAATTGCAGCTCGCGCCCTACGATTTTTCACTGATCCTGCTGGTTTACGGTGCGGCCTATGTCGTCGGTGGCATCCTCGCCACCGTACTCAATCGACGGATCACTCCTCCCCAGCAAGTCTTCACCGGGCTAAGTCTGATACTGCTGTCGGGGCTAACGATGCTGTACCTGGCAGCCAATCACGGGTTGGCGCCAGCCACTGTGTTGATCCCGATGTTGATCTGCACGGCGGGCACCACCATTGCCCGCCCCGCCGCCACCTCCCGGGCCATGGGCCTGTTTCCTGAAAACGCCGGGACCTCGGCCTCGGCGGGCAGCACGATCATCTTTATTTGTGGTGGGTTTATCAGCGCGTTGATCAGCCTCAGCCCAGCCAATCTGCAAACGACGCTCGGCTACAGCTTTGTGTTGCTGAGCGCGATAGCGCTGGTGCTCAACAACAGGCTCAGCCGCCGCGCCGCAAACGTTGAAGCCAATGCCGCTGTACAGGCCGACGGTGATTAA
- the ilvD gene encoding dihydroxy-acid dehydratase, whose product MPDYRSKTSTHGRNMAGARALWRATGMKDDDFKKPIIAIANSFTQFVPGHVHLKDLGQLVAREIERAGGVAKEFNTIAVDDGIAMGHDGMLYSLPSREIIADSVEYMVNAHCADAIVCISNCDKITPGMLMAALRLNIPVIFVSGGPMEAGKTKLASHGLDLVDAMVIAADASASDEKVAEYERSACPTCGSCSGMFTANSMNCLTEALGLALPGNGSTLATHSDREQLFLQAGRTIVELCKRYYGENDESVLPRNIANFKAFENAMMLDIAMGGSTNTILHLLAAAQEAEIDFDLRDIDRLSRSVPQLCKVAPNIQKYHMEDVHRAGGIFSILGSLARGGLLHTDLPTVHSRSMEEAIAKWDITQTTDEAVHHFFKAGPAGIPTQTAFSQSTRWETLDDDRENGCIRSFEHAYSQEGGLAVLYGNIALDGCVVKTAGVDESIHVFEGNAKIFESQDSAVRGILADEVKEGDIVIIRYEGPKGGPGMQEMLYPTSYLKSKGLGKACALLTDGRFSGGTSGLSIGHASPEAAAGGAIGLVQDGDKVLIDIPNRSINLLVSDEELAARRAEQDKKGWKPVEIRPRKVTTALKAYALLATSADKGAVRNKAMLDGL is encoded by the coding sequence ATGCCAGATTACCGTTCAAAAACATCCACCCACGGCCGCAACATGGCCGGTGCCCGCGCATTGTGGCGCGCCACGGGGATGAAAGATGACGACTTCAAAAAGCCGATCATCGCCATTGCCAACTCGTTCACCCAGTTCGTACCGGGCCACGTACACCTGAAGGATCTGGGCCAGCTGGTCGCCCGCGAAATCGAACGCGCCGGTGGCGTGGCCAAGGAATTCAACACCATTGCCGTCGATGACGGCATCGCCATGGGCCACGACGGCATGCTCTATTCGCTGCCGAGTCGCGAGATCATCGCCGACTCCGTCGAGTACATGGTCAACGCCCACTGCGCCGACGCCATTGTCTGCATTTCCAATTGCGACAAGATCACCCCGGGCATGTTGATGGCTGCCTTGCGCCTGAACATTCCGGTGATCTTCGTTTCCGGCGGCCCGATGGAAGCCGGCAAGACCAAACTCGCTTCCCATGGCCTCGACCTCGTCGACGCCATGGTGATCGCCGCCGACGCCAGCGCTTCTGACGAGAAAGTCGCTGAGTACGAGCGCAGCGCCTGCCCGACCTGCGGTTCGTGCTCCGGCATGTTCACCGCCAACTCGATGAACTGCCTGACCGAAGCCCTCGGCCTCGCATTGCCGGGCAACGGTTCGACCCTCGCTACCCACAGCGACCGCGAACAACTGTTCCTGCAGGCCGGCCGCACCATCGTCGAGCTGTGCAAGCGTTACTACGGCGAAAACGACGAATCGGTGCTGCCGCGCAACATCGCCAACTTCAAGGCGTTCGAGAACGCGATGATGCTCGACATCGCCATGGGCGGTTCGACCAACACCATCCTGCACTTGCTCGCTGCCGCCCAAGAGGCCGAGATCGATTTCGACCTGCGCGACATCGACCGTCTCTCGCGCAGCGTTCCACAGCTGTGCAAGGTTGCGCCGAATATCCAGAAGTACCACATGGAAGACGTGCACCGCGCTGGCGGCATCTTCAGCATTCTCGGTTCGCTGGCCCGTGGCGGCCTGCTGCACACCGACCTGCCGACCGTGCACAGCCGCAGCATGGAAGAAGCCATCGCCAAATGGGACATCACGCAGACCACCGATGAAGCGGTACACCACTTCTTCAAGGCTGGCCCTGCCGGTATCCCGACGCAGACGGCGTTCAGCCAGTCGACCCGTTGGGAAACCCTCGATGACGACCGTGAAAACGGCTGCATCCGCAGCTTCGAACACGCCTATTCACAAGAAGGTGGCCTGGCCGTGCTGTACGGCAACATCGCCCTCGACGGTTGCGTGGTGAAAACCGCCGGTGTTGACGAATCGATCCACGTCTTCGAAGGCAACGCGAAGATCTTCGAAAGCCAGGACAGCGCCGTGCGCGGCATCCTCGCTGATGAGGTGAAGGAAGGCGACATCGTCATCATTCGCTACGAAGGTCCGAAAGGTGGTCCGGGCATGCAGGAAATGCTCTACCCGACGTCGTACCTGAAATCCAAAGGCCTGGGCAAAGCCTGCGCGCTGCTCACCGACGGGCGTTTCTCCGGCGGTACTTCCGGCCTGTCCATCGGCCACGCTTCGCCTGAGGCTGCGGCCGGCGGTGCGATCGGTCTGGTGCAGGATGGCGACAAGGTGCTGATCGACATTCCGAACCGTTCGATCAACCTGTTGGTCAGCGACGAAGAACTGGCTGCACGCCGCGCCGAACAGGACAAGAAAGGCTGGAAACCGGTCGAGATCCGTCCACGCAAGGTGACCACCGCCCTCAAGGCCTACGCCCTGCTGGCAACCAGTGCCGACAAAGGTGCTGTGCGTAACAAAGCGATGCTCGACGGGCTGTAA
- a CDS encoding haloacid dehalogenase-like hydrolase has product MKFAPKFLAVALTLGMSLATQAFATDLKHWPADQAKALDAMIAANANKGNYAVFDMDNTSYRYDLEESLLPFMENKGLITRDKLDPSLKLMPFKDTADHKESLFSYYYRLCEVDDMVCYPWVAQVFSGFTLKELKGYVDELMASGKPVPATYYEGDVVKNLDVQPPKIFTGQVELYNKLMENGIEVYVMTAASEELVRMVAADPKYGYNVKPQNVIGVTTLLKNRETNELTTARKQITAGKYDEKANLGLELTPYLWTPATWMAGKHAAILTYIDEWKKPVLVGGDTPTSDGYMLFHDVDVAKGGIHLWINRKDKYMTQLNGMMAKHAAAQAKEGLPVTADKNWVIVKPEEIQ; this is encoded by the coding sequence ATGAAGTTCGCACCGAAATTTCTGGCTGTCGCACTGACGTTGGGCATGAGCCTGGCTACTCAGGCGTTCGCCACCGACCTGAAACACTGGCCGGCCGATCAGGCCAAGGCGCTGGATGCGATGATCGCCGCCAATGCCAACAAGGGTAACTACGCGGTGTTCGACATGGACAACACCAGTTACCGCTACGACCTCGAAGAGTCCTTGTTGCCGTTCATGGAAAACAAGGGCCTGATCACCCGCGACAAACTCGACCCTTCCCTGAAACTGATGCCGTTCAAGGACACCGCCGACCACAAGGAAAGCCTGTTCAGTTACTACTATCGCCTCTGCGAAGTCGACGACATGGTCTGCTACCCGTGGGTGGCGCAGGTGTTCTCGGGCTTCACTCTCAAGGAACTCAAGGGCTACGTCGATGAACTGATGGCCTCGGGCAAACCGGTGCCGGCGACCTATTACGAAGGCGATGTGGTGAAGAACCTCGACGTGCAGCCGCCGAAAATCTTCACCGGCCAGGTTGAGCTGTACAACAAGTTGATGGAGAACGGCATCGAGGTCTACGTGATGACCGCTGCTTCTGAAGAACTGGTGCGTATGGTCGCAGCGGATCCGAAGTACGGCTACAACGTCAAACCGCAGAACGTCATTGGCGTGACCACGCTGCTGAAGAATCGCGAAACCAATGAGCTGACCACTGCGCGCAAACAGATCACGGCCGGCAAATATGACGAGAAGGCCAACCTTGGCCTCGAACTGACCCCGTACCTGTGGACCCCGGCGACGTGGATGGCCGGCAAGCACGCGGCGATCCTCACCTACATCGACGAGTGGAAAAAACCGGTACTGGTGGGTGGCGATACGCCGACCAGCGACGGTTACATGCTGTTCCACGATGTTGACGTGGCCAAGGGCGGGATTCACTTGTGGATCAACCGCAAGGACAAATACATGACGCAGTTGAACGGCATGATGGCCAAGCACGCGGCGGCGCAGGCCAAGGAAGGTTTGCCGGTGACGGCGGACAAGAACTGGGTGATCGTCAAACCAGAGGAAATCCAGTAA
- a CDS encoding L-cystine transporter, whose amino-acid sequence MNLPLILNLLVFLALLFGLAQTRHTTWSLAKKVLLALAMGVAFGVALHTVYGAGNPVLKASIGWFDLVGNGYVQLLQMIVIPLVFASILSAVARLHNASSLGKISFLTIGTLLFTTAIAALIGIGLTNLFGLTAEGLVAGTQEMARLQTIQTDYAGKVADLNVPQLLLSFIPQNPFADLARAKPTSIISVVIFAAFLGVAALQLLKDDVEKGQKVINAIDTLQAWVMRLVRLVMKLTPYGVLALMTKVVAGSNLQDIIKLGSFVVVSYLGLGLMFVVHGLLVSAAGINPLRFFRKIWPVLTFAFTSRSSAASIPLSIEAQTRRLGIPQSVASFAASFGATIGQNGCAGLYPAMLAVMVAPTVGINPLDPLWIATLVAIVTLSSAGVAGVGGGATFAALIVLPAMGLPVSLVALLISVEPLIDMGRTALNVSGSITAGAITSQVMQQTDKELLDADEHAELAQA is encoded by the coding sequence ATGAATCTGCCGCTGATCCTCAATCTGCTGGTGTTCCTCGCCCTGCTCTTCGGTCTGGCGCAAACCCGCCACACCACGTGGAGCCTGGCGAAAAAAGTCCTGCTCGCGCTGGCGATGGGCGTCGCGTTCGGCGTGGCCCTGCACACTGTTTACGGTGCCGGTAACCCGGTGCTGAAAGCCTCGATCGGCTGGTTCGATCTGGTCGGTAACGGCTACGTGCAGTTGCTGCAAATGATCGTCATCCCGCTGGTGTTCGCCTCGATCCTCAGCGCCGTGGCGCGCCTGCATAACGCTTCGTCGCTGGGCAAGATCAGCTTCCTGACCATCGGCACCCTGCTGTTCACTACCGCGATTGCGGCGCTGATTGGCATCGGCCTGACCAACCTGTTCGGCCTCACCGCCGAAGGTCTGGTCGCCGGCACCCAGGAAATGGCCCGTCTGCAAACCATTCAGACTGACTACGCCGGCAAGGTTGCTGACCTGAACGTGCCGCAACTGCTGCTGTCGTTCATCCCGCAAAACCCGTTCGCCGATCTGGCCCGGGCCAAGCCGACTTCGATCATCAGCGTGGTGATTTTCGCCGCGTTCCTCGGGGTCGCGGCGCTGCAACTACTCAAGGATGACGTCGAAAAAGGTCAGAAAGTGATCAACGCCATCGACACCCTGCAAGCCTGGGTAATGCGTCTGGTGCGTCTGGTGATGAAGCTGACCCCTTACGGCGTACTGGCGCTGATGACCAAAGTGGTCGCCGGTTCCAACCTGCAGGACATCATCAAGCTCGGCAGTTTCGTCGTGGTCTCGTACTTGGGTCTGGGCCTGATGTTCGTGGTTCACGGTTTGCTGGTGTCGGCGGCCGGGATCAACCCGCTACGTTTCTTCCGCAAGATCTGGCCAGTGCTGACGTTCGCGTTCACCAGCCGTTCCAGTGCCGCGAGCATTCCGCTGAGCATTGAAGCGCAGACCCGTCGTCTGGGGATTCCGCAATCGGTGGCGAGTTTTGCCGCATCGTTCGGCGCGACCATCGGCCAGAACGGTTGCGCCGGTCTGTACCCGGCAATGTTGGCGGTGATGGTTGCGCCGACTGTTGGTATCAACCCACTGGATCCGCTGTGGATCGCGACGCTGGTGGCGATTGTGACCTTGAGTTCGGCGGGGGTTGCCGGTGTCGGTGGCGGCGCAACGTTCGCGGCGCTGATCGTGCTACCGGCGATGGGCCTGCCGGTGTCGCTGGTGGCGTTGCTGATTTCGGTTGAGCCGCTGATTGATATGGGCCGCACGGCGTTGAACGTGAGCGGTTCGATCACGGCCGGTGCGATTACCAGCCAGGTGATGCAGCAGACCGATAAAGAACTGCTGGATGCCGATGAGCATGCGGAGTTGGCGCAGGCTTAA
- a CDS encoding dihydrofolate reductase: MTKSLPLSLIAALGENRVIGVDNSMPWHLPGDFKYFKATTLGKPIIMGRKTWDSLGRPLPGRLNIVVSRQTDLVLEGAEVYPSLEAAVVRAEEWAKAQGVDELMLIGGAQLYAQGLADADRLYLTRVALSPEGDAWFPEFDLHQWKLVSNVENPAVEDKPAYNFEVWERA, from the coding sequence ATGACTAAATCACTCCCCCTCAGCCTGATCGCAGCCCTCGGTGAAAACCGCGTGATCGGCGTCGACAACAGCATGCCCTGGCACCTGCCGGGGGACTTCAAATACTTCAAGGCTACGACCTTGGGCAAGCCGATCATCATGGGGCGCAAGACCTGGGATTCGCTCGGTCGGCCGTTGCCGGGTCGCTTGAACATTGTGGTCAGCCGTCAGACCGATCTGGTGCTTGAAGGTGCGGAAGTTTATCCGTCGCTGGAAGCAGCGGTGGTTCGCGCCGAGGAATGGGCGAAAGCGCAGGGCGTCGATGAGTTGATGCTGATTGGTGGCGCGCAGTTGTATGCGCAAGGGCTGGCTGATGCGGATCGTCTGTACCTGACCCGTGTGGCGTTGAGCCCGGAAGGCGATGCGTGGTTTCCGGAGTTTGATTTGCACCAGTGGAAACTGGTGTCGAACGTTGAAAACCCGGCGGTTGAAGATAAGCCCGCGTACAACTTCGAGGTTTGGGAGCGCGCATAG
- a CDS encoding DUF2868 domain-containing protein, producing the protein MTELTPLQNLWLTETVRLREEHAGPLDDLEANRLARTTGGDLPSRIQRRALWLAERDGLTAALKHWLQGARLALVLLMIFAVLSGAGLAFAALGQTPVNVFWALGSLLGLNLILLLSWLLGLIFAGEHGATLGRLWLWLSEKLARDAKAAHLGPALLLMLQRKKLNRWALGTLVNGLWLLAMLSALILLLTLMATRRYGFVWETTILSADTFIHVTHALGYLPSLLGFNVPTVEMIRASGDGALDIESARQAWATWLVGVLVVYGVLPRLLLALLCFWRWNSGKSALRLDLNLPGYAQLRERLMPTSERLGVNDPEPAQLHRVASSVGELASEGALLVAIELDEQRPWPPALPKNVSNAGILDSRESRHKLLEQLSRFPPARLAIACDPRRSPDRGSLALIAELARNAGETRVWLLQAPPGEALDAERLGDWHVALQQLDLTFADCAPLNWLETGHD; encoded by the coding sequence GTGACTGAACTGACTCCACTGCAAAACCTCTGGCTGACCGAGACCGTGCGCCTGCGCGAAGAACACGCAGGCCCATTGGATGATCTGGAAGCCAACCGACTGGCGCGCACGACCGGCGGTGATCTGCCGAGCCGTATTCAACGCAGGGCGTTATGGCTGGCCGAACGTGACGGGCTGACGGCAGCACTCAAACACTGGCTGCAAGGCGCACGTCTGGCGCTGGTGTTGCTGATGATCTTCGCGGTGTTGAGCGGCGCCGGTCTGGCCTTCGCCGCACTCGGCCAGACACCGGTCAACGTGTTTTGGGCCTTGGGCAGTCTGCTCGGGCTGAACCTGATTCTGTTGCTGAGCTGGTTGCTGGGATTGATCTTTGCCGGCGAACACGGCGCCACGCTCGGACGATTGTGGTTATGGCTGAGCGAAAAACTCGCTCGCGATGCCAAAGCCGCGCATCTGGGGCCGGCACTGCTCTTGATGCTGCAACGCAAGAAACTCAATCGCTGGGCGCTCGGTACGCTGGTCAACGGCTTGTGGTTGCTGGCGATGCTCAGCGCATTGATTCTGCTGCTGACGCTGATGGCGACCCGGCGCTACGGCTTCGTCTGGGAAACCACGATTCTCAGCGCCGACACCTTTATCCACGTCACCCACGCGCTCGGCTATCTGCCGTCGCTGCTCGGTTTCAACGTGCCGACGGTGGAGATGATCCGCGCCAGCGGCGACGGCGCGCTCGACATCGAAAGCGCCCGACAGGCCTGGGCGACCTGGCTGGTCGGCGTGTTGGTGGTGTATGGCGTGCTGCCGCGTCTGCTGCTGGCACTGTTATGTTTCTGGCGCTGGAACAGCGGCAAATCCGCGCTGCGCCTGGACTTGAACCTGCCCGGCTATGCCCAACTGCGTGAACGCCTGATGCCGACCAGCGAACGCCTCGGCGTCAACGACCCGGAGCCGGCGCAGCTGCACCGCGTGGCAAGCAGCGTCGGCGAACTCGCCAGTGAAGGCGCATTACTGGTCGCCATCGAACTCGACGAACAACGCCCATGGCCACCGGCATTGCCGAAAAACGTCAGCAACGCCGGCATCCTCGACAGCCGCGAATCACGCCACAAACTCCTCGAACAATTGAGCCGTTTCCCGCCAGCACGGCTGGCGATTGCTTGCGACCCACGGCGCTCGCCGGATCGCGGCAGCCTTGCCTTGATCGCCGAACTGGCGCGCAACGCCGGCGAAACCCGTGTCTGGCTGCTGCAAGCGCCGCCGGGCGAAGCACTGGATGCCGAACGCCTCGGCGACTGGCACGTCGCGCTGCAACAGCTTGATCTGACGTTTGCCGATTGCGCGCCGCTGAACTGGCTGGAGACTGGCCATGACTGA
- a CDS encoding GTPase/DUF3482 domain-containing protein: MTDAWKAPLKLAVVGHTNVGKTSLLRTLTRDVGFGEVSHRPSTTRHVEGARLSVDGEPLLDLYDTPGLEDAIALLDFLERLERPGERLDGPARLARFLDGSEARQRFEQEAKVLRQLLASDAGLYVIDAREPVLAKYRDELEVLASCGKPLLPVLNFVSSANHREPDWREALARLGLHALVRFDSVAPPEDGERRLYESLALLLENARPQLERLIADQQAQRLARQQSAARLIAELLIDCAACRRSVVSEAAQEQQAISELRKAVRQREQKCVEALLKLYAFRPQDAAASDLPLLDGRWGDDLFNPETLKQLGVRVGGGIAAGAAAGAGVDLLVGGITLGAAALAGAIAGGALQTARSYGSRLLGKIKGQRELTVDDAVLRLLALRQRQLLLALDQRGHAAMDAVQVATPQDKTWREGKLPEALSKARAHPQWSSLNPQAKLNQAERQEQIEGLVERVLEL, translated from the coding sequence ATGACTGATGCCTGGAAAGCGCCGTTGAAACTCGCGGTGGTCGGCCACACCAACGTCGGCAAGACCTCACTGCTGCGCACGTTGACCCGCGATGTGGGCTTCGGCGAAGTCTCCCATCGCCCGAGCACTACCCGACATGTCGAGGGCGCGCGGTTGTCGGTAGACGGCGAGCCGCTGCTTGATCTCTACGACACACCGGGGCTGGAAGACGCCATCGCCCTGCTCGATTTTCTCGAACGTCTGGAGCGCCCCGGTGAACGCCTCGACGGCCCGGCAAGACTGGCGCGGTTTCTCGACGGCAGCGAGGCGCGACAGCGTTTCGAGCAGGAAGCCAAAGTGCTGCGGCAACTGCTCGCCTCCGATGCGGGCTTGTATGTGATCGACGCCCGCGAACCGGTGCTGGCCAAGTACCGCGATGAACTGGAAGTGCTTGCCAGTTGCGGCAAACCGCTGCTGCCGGTGCTGAATTTTGTCAGCAGCGCCAACCATCGTGAGCCGGATTGGCGCGAGGCTTTGGCCCGGCTCGGATTGCATGCGCTGGTACGTTTCGACAGCGTGGCGCCGCCCGAGGATGGCGAGCGACGGCTGTATGAAAGCCTCGCGTTGCTGCTGGAAAACGCCCGCCCGCAACTGGAGCGGTTGATTGCCGATCAGCAGGCCCAGCGCCTCGCCCGGCAGCAAAGTGCGGCGCGATTGATCGCTGAGTTATTAATCGACTGCGCCGCGTGCCGACGCAGTGTGGTCAGCGAAGCGGCGCAGGAACAGCAAGCCATCAGCGAACTGCGCAAAGCCGTACGCCAGCGCGAGCAAAAATGCGTCGAGGCATTGCTCAAGCTCTACGCATTTCGCCCGCAGGATGCGGCGGCCAGTGATTTGCCGTTGCTCGATGGGCGTTGGGGCGATGACTTGTTCAATCCGGAAACCCTCAAGCAACTGGGTGTGCGGGTCGGTGGCGGAATCGCCGCAGGCGCGGCGGCGGGGGCTGGCGTCGATTTGTTGGTCGGCGGGATTACGCTCGGCGCTGCAGCGTTGGCTGGCGCGATTGCTGGCGGTGCGCTGCAAACGGCGCGCAGTTATGGCAGCCGCCTGCTCGGCAAGATCAAAGGCCAGCGTGAGCTGACGGTGGATGACGCGGTGTTGCGGCTGTTGGCGTTGCGCCAGCGCCAGTTGTTGCTGGCGCTGGATCAGCGCGGGCACGCAGCGATGGACGCCGTTCAAGTGGCGACGCCGCAAGACAAGACCTGGCGCGAGGGCAAGTTGCCCGAGGCGCTGAGCAAGGCGCGGGCGCATCCGCAGTGGTCGTCGTTGAATCCGCAGGCGAAGTTGAATCAGGCGGAAAGGCAGGAGCAGATTGAGGGGCTGGTTGAACGGGTGCTTGAGCTTTAG